One window from the genome of Candidatus Sericytochromatia bacterium encodes:
- a CDS encoding helix-turn-helix transcriptional regulator — MWPSSTFCIAWAWPASRSTSDPMGRKGRISADASPSVLLVRHALQARGLSQTELASAAGLTRDHLSRVLLGKVSFPRSRDTLHALAAALGLDPLDFPEYRHQLDVLPASTRRLIAHLKAKQITQAEWIRRIVPHYSEGHLQLVLRGGTPFPRDPEAIARFAAAAEADPLMFAEYLPLDHWRDRLEAAARRVLPETDAATFCALLSRLAGGLAAAEEAADPFAERLLQHFLQRTFNPAPASDPELDDALTYLPPFAQYQPEMQAVLRAIHAQRLDVARLSALTHIEADTLFALLNGQVKLKPGPIRTALYSALALPTDAAGPTPEPT; from the coding sequence ATGTGGCCATCCAGTACCTTCTGCATCGCGTGGGCCTGGCCAGCCTCTCGCTCCACCTCTGACCCCATGGGGCGAAAGGGCCGGATTTCAGCCGATGCGAGCCCCTCGGTCCTGCTGGTGCGGCACGCCCTGCAAGCCAGAGGCCTCAGCCAGACCGAACTGGCCAGCGCCGCAGGGCTGACCCGGGACCACCTGTCACGGGTGCTGCTCGGGAAGGTCTCGTTTCCTCGCTCCCGCGACACGTTGCATGCCCTGGCCGCCGCACTGGGACTCGATCCGCTCGACTTTCCCGAGTATCGCCATCAGCTCGATGTCCTGCCCGCCTCGACCCGCCGTCTGATCGCCCACCTGAAGGCGAAACAGATCACGCAGGCCGAATGGATTCGCCGCATCGTGCCGCATTACAGCGAGGGGCATCTGCAGCTGGTGTTGCGCGGTGGCACGCCCTTCCCGAGAGACCCGGAGGCGATCGCGCGCTTCGCCGCTGCGGCCGAAGCGGACCCGCTGATGTTCGCCGAGTATCTTCCGCTCGACCACTGGCGCGATCGCCTCGAAGCCGCGGCCCGGCGGGTGCTCCCGGAAACGGACGCCGCCACCTTCTGCGCGTTGCTGAGCCGGCTGGCCGGTGGCCTGGCAGCCGCCGAGGAAGCGGCAGACCCGTTTGCCGAACGCTTGCTGCAACACTTCCTGCAGCGAACCTTCAACCCCGCGCCGGCGTCCGATCCGGAGCTCGATGACGCGCTGACCTATCTGCCTCCCTTCGCCCAGTATCAGCCCGAGATGCAGGCCGTGCTGCGCGCGATACACGCGCAACGCCTCGACGTCGCGAGGCTGAGCGCCCTGACGCACATCGAGGCAGACACGCTGTTCGCCCTGCTGAACGGTCAGGTGAAATTGAAGCCCGGCCCGATCCGCACCGCCCTGTATTCCGCCTTGGCGCTGCCGACCGACGCAGCGGGGCCGACCCCGGAGCCCACGTGA
- a CDS encoding response regulator, whose amino-acid sequence MARILMADDDRPFARMVARLLETAGHRVQLAHDGESALAAIRTFEPDMLLLDVALPLLRGDAIAQRTQLPILFVSGRDLDRVAAIERANVRRLTKPVDLDDILREVNDLLAWRDG is encoded by the coding sequence ATGGCACGCATCTTGATGGCCGATGACGACCGCCCCTTCGCCCGCATGGTGGCGCGCTTGCTTGAGACGGCTGGCCACCGGGTGCAGCTGGCCCACGATGGGGAAAGTGCGCTGGCGGCCATCCGCACGTTTGAACCCGACATGCTGCTGCTCGATGTGGCGCTGCCCCTGCTGCGTGGGGACGCGATCGCCCAGCGCACCCAGCTGCCGATCCTGTTCGTGAGCGGGCGCGATCTGGACCGGGTGGCCGCCATTGAGCGCGCCAACGTGCGCCGTCTGACCAAACCGGTCGACCTGGATGACATCCTGAGAGAGGTCAATGACCTGCTGGCCTGGCGCGACGGCTAG
- a CDS encoding ATP-binding protein encodes MEGHSSLAPFAAVRELGRGRQGTVWLVRAPGLDGLYALKRFDGADPLRAAQAQQEFNVGADIPHPHLVEVLDHGRLLGGQPFVLYAAYEGAVTAAEWGVLPPAQLARLAWELSAALTAMHARGWLHRDVSPDNVLRDATGAARLMDLGLAARWPVPPEAAAGTPRYAAPETLRGEPSGPAADFWALGCLLYRLAVGADLFAAQTPDELLRAQAALSSAQVARQLAELPEALAALIRRWLSHEPGQRLEGLRELRERLLPLCPEPPCVLSDGLFVASPDWRRWWARRQRRGVVCWSGERGSGRSRCLRECHVSLRREGLPALLLRGAAHQSPYSLLETLWRWSVAHVPHLPESFPTPLARLVASLWPWAFPEMVPLEDPVRLARALPELLGRMLSAVAEQRLLTLLVDDWELVDARSREVIAGAWTSSLGRMQWIVAASHPLPEAENLALTAFDERQARAWLGSMLGTNEPPEWADALRDLTGGRPAWLRQAVWQMLRPQAGVAPRLPASVDGLFRDAWRELSQAQQELMVLLAVHGGRCPHEEWLAGTRLLPAAWPLDWQRLWARRLLEDRGSEVGFVVGWWRDWIEHWLGEAEYARRSGELAKVLLAAADGERRASLAFVHRLASLLARADDPQATLTWSARAAEAAARVWAYDAVILHAERGLSALAGLASEVAGSDLAQSLRIRLGDARRVQGDCPRAIASYEAALRHPLDALTRGRVLTSLGKSRQLRQELGQAAEHYQAAIAILGETTAPEEYLRALSALARTRFMAGQRRISEGLYRDLLRQAQHLGQPSFEAEALSFLGSLAVEEPATVSGGFRDLQAALVIRERGDDPFARVDSLNLLGNACLGLGRFNEARDHFERNRLVASEVGYRSEEGLAWLNLALCDLAQGRLQTADGALERAGKIARDDHYDFLAAFVSRAASLLAAQVGDWGRMDRCLARAHELETSLNSPYVRQFGLVMEAERHLWLGDFEAARRAAGLALAQIETAGGREWQREARVVWIEATLHAGDLARARAGLSELQADLGDPLNSLERVQFQRLSGWLALAEGDRSRAEACWHEALAGADEAGLLRLQLELAVTLDAGAGEPRGGLRVVPDEQAGPIWQALAARVWGASLAEREGAWQRLQGVLVDLTPTGRQRFLAHPLRAALARDQASATPSWRARHLEILLELATALGTARDPDGVLERVQRYSLELTRAERCLLLLLDAGTADWRVWRGAADLPYSHSIVSRVLASRVSECLVDTGQVGVWQPGASVEALALRSVMCVPIVVGTTLHGVIYVDSRAGLSDFDGEDVRMLEAIAGQAAVALDTARLLAALRRQMDQQTAHLRLLAEKDTALSALQAYDRARQAAFEAESHDLRAPLGSVLAGVQGLLRGLVGPLNDAQQEALEGVLQSTRTLMTRIDGILDAASLEAGKLSLRCEPVPLAGLLQGLLRAMAPLAEAKGLGLHAEVASWQTLPPAWGDARRLNQVFQNLLDNALKYTLEGEVKVDIYTEREGLRVCIRDTGPGLPAERRSAPFEKYGPRDAHQHGSGLGLWRTAALVAEHSGRIELLSCPEGGTEARVWLPGAPAATGEYVSSV; translated from the coding sequence GTGGAAGGACATTCCTCGCTGGCGCCCTTTGCTGCGGTGCGTGAACTCGGTCGGGGGCGACAGGGCACGGTCTGGCTGGTGCGAGCGCCGGGGCTGGACGGCCTCTACGCACTGAAGCGTTTCGATGGCGCAGACCCTCTTCGTGCCGCGCAGGCGCAACAGGAGTTCAATGTCGGGGCCGACATCCCCCATCCGCATCTGGTCGAGGTGCTGGACCACGGACGTTTGCTGGGGGGCCAGCCTTTCGTGCTCTATGCGGCCTATGAAGGTGCTGTCACCGCTGCCGAGTGGGGCGTGCTGCCGCCAGCGCAGCTGGCCCGCCTCGCCTGGGAGCTGAGCGCCGCCCTGACCGCGATGCACGCGCGAGGCTGGCTCCATCGGGATGTCAGCCCGGACAATGTGCTGCGGGATGCCACGGGCGCGGCGCGCTTGATGGATCTGGGCCTGGCGGCTCGCTGGCCCGTTCCGCCCGAGGCGGCCGCCGGCACGCCGCGCTATGCCGCGCCGGAAACCCTGCGAGGCGAGCCAAGCGGGCCAGCGGCTGACTTCTGGGCCCTGGGCTGTTTGCTGTACCGCCTGGCCGTCGGCGCCGATCTGTTCGCCGCGCAGACGCCGGACGAATTGCTGCGGGCTCAGGCCGCTCTGTCATCGGCGCAGGTGGCCCGCCAGCTGGCTGAGCTTCCCGAAGCGCTGGCCGCGCTGATTCGTCGGTGGCTGTCCCACGAGCCGGGCCAGCGCCTCGAAGGGCTGCGGGAGCTTCGTGAACGCCTGCTGCCCCTCTGCCCTGAGCCACCGTGCGTGCTGTCGGACGGCCTGTTCGTCGCGTCGCCGGATTGGCGCCGCTGGTGGGCGAGGCGCCAGCGGCGAGGGGTGGTCTGCTGGTCGGGTGAGCGGGGTTCCGGACGATCCCGTTGTTTGCGGGAATGCCACGTCAGCCTCCGTCGCGAGGGCCTGCCCGCGCTACTGCTGCGGGGGGCGGCTCACCAATCTCCCTATTCCCTGCTGGAAACCCTCTGGCGCTGGTCAGTTGCCCACGTGCCTCACCTGCCCGAGTCCTTTCCCACCCCCCTGGCCCGTCTGGTGGCCTCGCTGTGGCCCTGGGCTTTTCCTGAAATGGTGCCCTTGGAGGATCCCGTCCGGCTGGCCCGGGCATTGCCCGAGTTGCTCGGGCGAATGCTGTCGGCGGTGGCGGAACAGCGCCTGCTGACCTTGCTGGTGGATGATTGGGAGCTGGTCGACGCGCGCAGCCGGGAGGTGATCGCGGGGGCCTGGACCAGCTCTCTGGGGCGGATGCAATGGATTGTCGCCGCGTCGCATCCCCTACCGGAGGCGGAAAACCTGGCCCTCACAGCCTTCGACGAGCGCCAGGCCCGCGCGTGGTTGGGCTCCATGCTGGGGACGAACGAGCCCCCCGAATGGGCCGATGCCCTGCGCGATCTCACGGGTGGGCGGCCGGCCTGGCTTCGCCAGGCCGTGTGGCAGATGCTGCGCCCTCAGGCGGGCGTGGCGCCCAGGTTACCCGCGAGCGTCGACGGCTTGTTCCGAGACGCCTGGCGCGAGCTGAGTCAGGCGCAGCAGGAACTGATGGTGCTGCTGGCCGTGCACGGCGGTCGTTGCCCGCACGAGGAATGGTTGGCGGGCACGCGTTTGCTCCCGGCCGCCTGGCCGCTCGACTGGCAGCGGCTGTGGGCCCGCCGGTTGCTGGAGGACCGCGGCAGCGAGGTAGGCTTCGTGGTCGGCTGGTGGCGCGACTGGATCGAGCACTGGCTCGGGGAGGCCGAGTACGCCCGTCGCTCAGGCGAGCTGGCCAAGGTCCTGTTGGCTGCCGCCGACGGCGAGCGGCGTGCGTCGCTGGCGTTCGTACATCGTCTGGCTTCCTTGCTCGCGCGGGCGGACGACCCTCAGGCGACGTTGACCTGGTCTGCCCGGGCCGCCGAGGCCGCAGCGCGGGTCTGGGCTTACGACGCGGTCATTCTGCACGCGGAGCGAGGCTTGTCGGCACTCGCAGGACTGGCCAGCGAGGTCGCAGGGTCCGATCTGGCCCAGTCATTGCGGATCCGGCTGGGGGATGCGCGGCGGGTTCAGGGGGATTGTCCGCGCGCGATCGCCTCCTATGAGGCCGCCCTGCGTCATCCACTCGACGCGCTGACGCGGGGGCGGGTGCTGACCTCGCTGGGCAAGAGTCGTCAGTTACGACAGGAATTAGGGCAAGCCGCCGAGCATTACCAGGCGGCGATCGCGATCCTGGGAGAGACGACGGCGCCGGAAGAATATCTACGCGCCCTGTCGGCACTGGCCAGGACGCGTTTTATGGCGGGGCAGCGGCGCATCAGCGAAGGCCTTTACCGCGACCTGTTGCGCCAGGCCCAGCACCTGGGCCAGCCGTCCTTCGAGGCTGAAGCCCTGTCCTTCCTCGGCTCTCTCGCGGTGGAAGAGCCGGCCACCGTCTCCGGCGGTTTTCGCGATTTGCAGGCCGCCCTGGTGATCCGGGAGCGCGGCGATGACCCGTTCGCCCGGGTCGATTCTCTGAACTTGCTCGGCAACGCCTGCCTGGGCCTGGGGCGTTTCAACGAGGCCCGCGACCATTTCGAACGGAATCGCCTGGTCGCCTCCGAGGTGGGCTACCGGTCGGAGGAAGGCCTGGCCTGGCTCAATCTGGCGCTGTGCGATCTGGCACAGGGGCGTCTTCAGACGGCTGACGGCGCCCTGGAACGGGCTGGGAAAATCGCCCGTGACGACCATTATGATTTCCTGGCGGCCTTTGTCAGTCGGGCGGCGAGCTTGCTGGCGGCCCAGGTGGGCGACTGGGGGCGCATGGACCGCTGCCTCGCCCGCGCGCACGAGCTGGAAACCAGCTTGAACAGCCCCTACGTGCGTCAGTTTGGCCTGGTCATGGAGGCAGAGCGCCATCTCTGGCTGGGCGACTTCGAGGCGGCCCGACGTGCCGCTGGTCTGGCCCTGGCCCAGATCGAGACGGCGGGGGGACGGGAATGGCAGCGTGAGGCTCGGGTGGTCTGGATCGAGGCGACCCTGCATGCCGGTGACCTCGCGCGGGCACGGGCTGGCCTGTCAGAGCTTCAGGCCGACCTCGGAGATCCCCTGAACAGCCTCGAAAGGGTTCAGTTTCAGCGTTTGTCCGGCTGGTTGGCCCTGGCGGAGGGTGACCGTTCCCGGGCTGAGGCCTGCTGGCACGAAGCGCTCGCGGGGGCGGACGAGGCGGGCCTGCTGCGCCTGCAACTGGAACTGGCGGTGACGCTCGATGCAGGGGCGGGAGAGCCCCGAGGGGGCTTGCGCGTCGTGCCGGACGAGCAGGCCGGCCCGATCTGGCAGGCCCTGGCTGCTCGGGTTTGGGGGGCTTCTCTCGCGGAGCGGGAAGGCGCTTGGCAGCGCCTGCAGGGGGTGCTGGTCGACCTCACCCCGACGGGCCGTCAGCGCTTCCTGGCCCACCCCCTGCGCGCGGCGTTGGCGCGGGACCAGGCCAGCGCCACGCCGTCCTGGCGCGCGCGCCACCTGGAAATTCTGTTGGAGCTTGCCACGGCCCTGGGAACGGCCCGCGACCCGGATGGGGTGCTGGAGCGCGTGCAGCGATACAGCCTGGAATTGACCCGGGCCGAGCGCTGTTTGCTCCTGCTGCTGGATGCCGGGACAGCGGATTGGCGCGTATGGCGGGGGGCGGCCGACCTCCCCTACAGCCATTCGATCGTGTCCCGGGTGCTGGCGTCGCGCGTGTCGGAATGTCTGGTCGATACCGGGCAGGTTGGCGTCTGGCAGCCCGGTGCCAGTGTCGAGGCGCTGGCCCTGCGATCGGTGATGTGCGTTCCCATCGTGGTGGGAACGACGCTGCACGGCGTGATTTACGTCGACAGCCGGGCGGGGCTGAGCGACTTCGATGGCGAGGATGTTCGGATGCTCGAGGCGATCGCCGGACAGGCCGCCGTCGCGCTCGATACGGCTCGCTTGCTGGCCGCCCTGCGTCGCCAGATGGATCAGCAGACGGCCCACCTGCGCTTGCTGGCTGAGAAGGACACGGCCCTGAGCGCCTTGCAGGCCTATGACCGGGCTCGTCAGGCCGCCTTCGAGGCTGAGAGCCACGACCTGCGTGCCCCGTTGGGGTCGGTCCTGGCTGGCGTTCAGGGCCTGTTGCGTGGCCTGGTCGGTCCGCTCAATGACGCGCAGCAGGAGGCGCTCGAGGGGGTCTTGCAAAGCACGCGCACTTTGATGACGCGGATCGACGGCATCCTCGATGCGGCCTCTCTCGAAGCGGGCAAGTTGTCGCTGCGTTGCGAGCCGGTCCCGCTGGCCGGCTTGCTTCAAGGGTTGCTCAGGGCCATGGCACCGCTGGCGGAAGCCAAGGGGCTTGGGCTGCACGCCGAGGTGGCGTCCTGGCAGACCTTGCCGCCCGCCTGGGGGGATGCGCGGCGTTTGAACCAGGTGTTTCAAAATCTGCTCGACAACGCATTGAAATACACCCTGGAGGGTGAGGTGAAGGTCGATATCTACACGGAGCGTGAAGGCTTGCGTGTGTGTATCCGCGACACCGGGCCTGGCTTACCGGCAGAGCGACGCAGCGCGCCATTCGAGAAATATGGGCCCCGGGATGCCCATCAACATGGCAGTGGCCTGGGCCTCTGGCGCACCGCCGCCCTGGTCGCGGAACATTCGGGTCGCATCGAGTTGCTGTCGTGCCCTGAGGGAGGCACGGAGGCCAGGGTCTGGTTGCCCGGGGCCCCGGCCGCCACGGGCGAGTATGTCTCCTCCGTGTAG
- a CDS encoding glycosyltransferase family 2 protein, with protein sequence MSSESLDPAGLPLSPAGPALAADKPSMRLSSISCVMPAYNEEDIIGKVALDAAAYLASVSDDYEVLVVNDGSKDRTGEILDALHAENARIVPIHQANKGYGGALQAGFARARKDYVFFMDSDNQFDIRELDKLIPRLREVDVVLGYRENRQDHLGRKFNAFGWRCLVDLLFGLGVRDIDCAFKIFKRDKLQMAMPESQGAMINTEMLVKLKRRRTPWVEVPVSHYARVGGKATGANLKVILRAFGELFKLHGKLKNF encoded by the coding sequence ATGTCTTCCGAATCGCTCGACCCTGCCGGTCTGCCCCTTTCCCCTGCGGGGCCCGCCCTGGCCGCCGACAAGCCCTCCATGCGCCTGTCGAGCATTTCCTGCGTGATGCCGGCCTACAACGAGGAAGACATCATCGGCAAGGTGGCCCTGGATGCGGCGGCTTACCTGGCCAGCGTGTCGGATGATTACGAGGTGCTGGTCGTCAACGACGGCTCCAAAGATCGGACGGGTGAGATTCTCGATGCCCTGCACGCGGAAAATGCTCGCATCGTGCCGATTCACCAAGCCAACAAGGGCTATGGGGGAGCCTTGCAGGCCGGCTTCGCCCGCGCTCGGAAGGACTACGTGTTCTTCATGGACTCGGACAACCAGTTCGACATCCGAGAACTCGACAAGCTGATCCCGCGCCTGAGAGAGGTGGATGTGGTGCTCGGCTACCGCGAAAACCGTCAGGATCACCTCGGACGGAAATTCAACGCTTTCGGCTGGCGCTGTCTGGTCGATCTGTTGTTCGGCCTTGGCGTGCGAGACATCGACTGCGCCTTCAAGATCTTCAAGCGGGACAAGCTGCAAATGGCGATGCCCGAGAGTCAGGGGGCCATGATCAACACCGAAATGCTGGTCAAGCTCAAGCGGCGTCGCACGCCCTGGGTCGAAGTGCCCGTGTCGCATTACGCCCGGGTGGGCGGCAAGGCGACCGGAGCCAATTTGAAGGTCATCCTGCGGGCCTTCGGCGAGCTCTTCAAGCTCCACGGCAAGCTCAAGAACTTCTGA
- a CDS encoding N-acetylmuramoyl-L-alanine amidase, translating to MPLHSLAVPRVAREAVVPHPPRAWLGGMLAACLGLTLCLPLPAPAAAVEKTREHAIKQKAGSTRRPPARRPAPETDALALLADPPPTRQHPGPAPRKTGRPKPSKASAAGQVRPTQGLPDRHPAPRRPAVQAAAAHKDRPSSLKAPARRVVSPALTSNRPPVQHPAPVKRAPIRSLAPRPRAVDPVVIEELAWQSFGLVLQTSGPFEPAISVLSHPHRFVIDLPAADFGDTNLKRTLTVQRGGVKQVRMSKQGEGVRVVLDCESAPNFQVMQVRERAVLIVAQAGQEDPALAQTLARFAQASGGNEGEEGQELQGIWSRESDTQLTLHVGLRNGEKLRYQVSQPAPDRLRLRVPGGAFEDKLPPPGRLLKQIEASRQGGVWTLDVSLAEGHYELAERRDEQGGITLVWERLNPRSRPDMPLVVIDPGHGGADPGAIGPTGLAEKTVCLEMGKALGEALKRRGYNVILTRSTDADVLLAPRLQAIDRHQADLFISLHTNSHVSREANGLETYWRESGSRGFAETVHRTVATLLRRPDRGTKQDGLFVLRHAVVPSLLLEAGFISNPAEERLLHDGGFQAQAAFAIAVGIENFRVAPLTWLGPAFRIPVCPTVASLACGSEKR from the coding sequence ATGCCCCTTCACTCTCTGGCCGTTCCCCGCGTCGCGCGGGAGGCCGTCGTCCCTCATCCCCCCCGTGCCTGGCTCGGCGGGATGCTGGCTGCGTGTCTCGGGCTTACCCTCTGCCTGCCCCTGCCCGCCCCCGCCGCCGCCGTCGAAAAGACACGCGAGCACGCCATCAAGCAAAAGGCCGGGTCGACTCGACGTCCCCCCGCCCGACGCCCGGCCCCTGAGACCGATGCGCTGGCCTTGCTGGCCGACCCTCCCCCAACGCGCCAGCACCCTGGCCCCGCCCCCAGGAAAACCGGGCGGCCGAAGCCTTCAAAGGCTTCTGCAGCAGGGCAGGTGCGCCCAACCCAGGGGTTGCCGGACCGCCACCCGGCGCCGCGCCGACCAGCGGTTCAGGCAGCAGCAGCGCACAAGGACCGTCCTTCCTCGCTGAAGGCGCCGGCACGGCGGGTGGTGAGCCCGGCACTGACGTCCAACCGCCCCCCAGTCCAGCATCCCGCTCCCGTGAAGCGGGCGCCGATTCGCAGCCTGGCCCCTCGTCCGCGCGCGGTGGACCCCGTGGTGATCGAGGAACTGGCCTGGCAGAGTTTCGGTCTGGTGCTGCAGACCTCAGGTCCCTTCGAGCCAGCCATCTCGGTGCTGAGCCACCCTCATCGGTTCGTGATCGACCTGCCAGCGGCCGACTTTGGGGACACCAACCTGAAACGCACCCTGACCGTTCAGCGAGGGGGCGTGAAACAGGTGCGCATGTCCAAACAGGGCGAAGGCGTGCGGGTGGTGCTCGACTGTGAGAGCGCCCCGAACTTTCAGGTCATGCAGGTCCGGGAACGTGCGGTCCTGATCGTGGCCCAGGCGGGTCAAGAGGATCCGGCCCTGGCCCAGACGCTGGCCCGCTTCGCCCAGGCGAGCGGCGGGAACGAGGGCGAGGAAGGCCAGGAGCTTCAAGGCATCTGGAGCCGCGAGAGCGACACCCAGTTGACCCTCCACGTCGGCCTGCGCAACGGCGAAAAGCTTCGCTACCAGGTCTCGCAACCCGCTCCCGACCGCCTGCGCTTGCGCGTCCCCGGGGGGGCGTTCGAGGACAAGCTGCCCCCGCCAGGTCGCCTGCTCAAACAAATTGAAGCCAGTCGGCAGGGAGGCGTCTGGACGCTGGATGTCAGTCTGGCGGAGGGGCACTATGAACTCGCGGAACGCCGCGATGAGCAGGGCGGCATCACCTTGGTCTGGGAACGCTTGAATCCCCGCAGCCGACCGGATATGCCGCTGGTCGTGATCGACCCGGGACACGGGGGCGCCGACCCAGGCGCGATCGGACCGACGGGGCTGGCTGAGAAGACCGTCTGCCTTGAGATGGGCAAAGCCCTGGGAGAGGCGCTGAAACGCCGCGGTTACAACGTCATCCTGACCCGCAGCACCGATGCGGACGTGTTGCTGGCACCGCGCTTACAAGCGATCGACCGCCATCAGGCTGACCTTTTCATCAGCCTGCACACCAATTCCCACGTGAGCCGTGAGGCCAACGGCCTGGAGACCTACTGGCGGGAGAGTGGCTCCCGCGGCTTTGCCGAGACGGTTCACCGCACCGTGGCGACGCTGTTGCGGCGACCCGACCGCGGCACCAAACAGGATGGCCTGTTCGTGTTACGGCATGCCGTGGTGCCCTCCCTGTTGCTCGAGGCCGGTTTCATCTCGAACCCGGCCGAAGAGCGCCTGCTCCACGATGGTGGATTCCAGGCCCAGGCCGCCTTCGCGATCGCGGTGGGCATCGAAAACTTCCGGGTGGCGCCTCTGACGTGGCTGGGGCCTGCCTTTCGGATTCCGGTCTGCCCCACCGTCGCGAGTCTCGCCTGCGGGAGCGAAAAACGGTGA